AGAAGTGCCTTCGCTGCCGACAGTGCTCGCCGCTCCCGCATCCACCGCCAGAGATCGAAGGCGATGGCCGGCGCCAGCCACCAGGGCAACCCGTGCAGGGAGGCCTGGCGACCGCCAGGCAGCGGTATCGACACCGAGGCGGCCCACCACATTAGCCCTGTCAGGAGCAGGTAGACGCCGAGGTTGAGCACGATCGTGTAGTGACGTAGACGTATCGCCCGATACTGGGCTTGCAAGTATGCGCGGGGCGTAGCGAGGGCATCGCGGTGCAGGCGGAGGAGCGCCGGGTCGGCTACCACCGTCGCTAGCGTCGCTACCAGAGCCAAACCCGCGAGGAAGGCAAAGCTCACCCAGCTGAATGCCACCACCGTAGCGTAGGCCCACAGGGCATAGATCAGAGCGGTGGACACCTTCGACAGCCACCAGTGGGCATATCGCCAGCGATCGAGCATGGCGAAGCGCCGGGCAAGACCCCCCACATCGTGCCCCTCCATCGGCTCACCGCGAGCGTGCCAACGATCCGCGAGCGGTTGCCATTCCTCCATCATTTTCCAGTGCTCTCCACGCAACGGGTGAGCTGCAGGCGGGAGCGGCGCAGTTTGACGGTCACCGTGTTCGCACGCTCGCCCAAGGCGTTGGCGATCTCCGTGTTGCCCAATCCCTCCAAGGCCAGCACGGCCACTCGCTGGAGCGTCGGCGCGAGACGCGCCAGGCACCGTTGCAGCAGCGATCGACGTTGATCAGCATCCACTTGCTCCAGCGCGGACGGCGCTTCATCGGCGAGACGCTCCAGCGCCTCGTCCCCACTGCCTTTGGGCTGTCGGGCAGCCACGCACACGTGGGTGGCTGCCCGGTTCTGGGCGATGCGCGCGACGTAGGCTCTCAGGGTGTTCGGATCCTGCAACTTCGCGAGCGCACGCCAGACCGCCAGCAGGATGTCCTGCTCCAGCTGTTCCGCCAGAAAATCGTCCCGTTCGTAGGCACGGGCGATCCCCCTGATGAGCGGGAGGTGATCAGCGCACACGCGCTCGAAAAGCTGTTCTTGCGTCATGTTCTTCAGCGACTGTGCAGCGGCCGGGGATGGCCCTAGACCATCGAAGGCCGTCGGTGGGCTGAGTGCGAGGTCGGGGGCAGCCCCAGCGCCGCCACGGTCAAGGGAAGCAGAGGGAGCAGGATGAGGGACCCGGCCCATGCAGGGGAACGCCCCATGTCTCGCAATCGCTTCGTGGCGACGATCCACGTCGGGTACAGCCACAGGAGCGTCGCGATGGCCAGGGCCGACTGGCGCAACGGAGGACCGCCATGCGCCAAGGCCGTGGCGAGGAGATAGGCGTGGACCCCGTACACGAGCCAAGAGGCGAACCAATAGCGGGCGCGAGAGAGGGTTCCATTAGGGGAGAACAGATCGGCAAAGAATGCTCGCGAGGACAGGGGCTCTGCGGTGCAGCGTTCGATCAGGTAGTGGCCGATGCCAAGCCCGGCGGCGGTGGTGACACAGACATAGGTGGCCAAGGACTGTAATTCCATGGGAGGGCTTCTCCTGCAGGTGGTGGGTGGAAAGCAGACTTGCCTTGCAGTCCACGACCCTGTGGAAAAAGTGACAAGGGATTTTGCTATCGGCGACCAACACAAGAGTCAGGGCGTGCCTTCTGAACGCCAGATCAACAATAGAACAATGATCCAATTGATATTTAAAGAATATTTTTATACTAGATAATATTATTTAGTTTTGCTTCTCTACTACTGCCAGATCACCTACTGCCAGATCACCGAACCTCCGAGCAACGTTTGCCTTCCAGCCGTAGGCACGACGACTCCGGCTGCGGCGGTGGACAGGGTCCAAATAGCACCCATCCAACGCCTGCGGCACACTTGCCGCGATATTGATCGCACACGTCGCCTGCGCTTCGATTCCCCCCAGGGAGGGTCACCATGCACACCCACTCACCCCTCGGCGCGACATTGACCCGCGCCATCGCCGCTTTCCTCTCACTGATCGCCGCCGAGAGCCTGGCCCACGATGCCTCGGCCAGCCATACGGCCACCAGCGCGCCGCTCATCGACCGCGCCGGCGAGACGATCCCGGCCCACCTCATCGCGGCCGTCTGCGGCATGCCGGGTCGTACCGGGGACCAGGGCTTCGAGCGCCGCCTCGAACTGGCCGAGTTCCTCCTCGCCAAGGCCGAGCGAGCCGAAAGCGACCCAGCGCCCGCCCGCACGCCACTGCTCGAGGGCATGGGCGCCTACCATCGCGAGATCACCACCGACCAACCCCTCGCCCAACGCTACTTCGACCAAGGCCTGCTCCTCACCTACGCCTTCAATCACCCCGAAGCCGTCGCCTCCTTCCGCGAGGCGCGGCGTATCGATCCCGGGTGCGCCCTGTGCTGGTGGGGCGAGGCCTACGCCCTCGGCCCGAACATCAACGCCGCCATGGATCCCGAGGCCGCCACGCCAGCCATCGAGGCCCTGGCCCACGCCCAGGCAGCCGCGGACGGCGCCACCCCGGTCGAACGCGCCCTCATCGCGGCCATGAGCAGCCGCTACGACGACTCACCGCAAGCCGATCAGGGCGAACTCAACCAACGCTTCGCCAGGGCCATGGAGGAGGTCGCCGAACGCTTCCCCAAAGACGCCGACGTCCTCGCCATCTACGCCGATGCCCTGATGAACACCCAGCCCTGGGACTACTGGGAAGCCGACGGCAGAACCCTGCACCCCTCCCTCGAGGCGCTGGTGCCGACCCTCGAAGCCTCCCTCGCCCTCGACCCCGACAACCCGATGGCGATCCACCTCTACATCCACGCGGTGGAGGCCTCGAACCGCCCCGAGCTCGCCGCCCCCCACGCGGACAAGCTGGTGACGGCAGCACCGGGAGCCGGCCACCTCGTGCACATGCCCTCGCACCTCTACATTCGCTTAGGTCGCTTCCGCGACTCGATCAAGGTCAACCGCCTGGCGATGGTGGCCGATGAGGCCTACCTGGCGCAGAAGGACGAGGACACGCCCTACCGCTACACCTACTACCCCCACAACGTGCACTTCGTGCTCGAGTCGGCACGCCTGATCGGGGATCGTGCGAGCGCGTTGGCCGCGGCGGAGAAACTGGGCGGCCTCACCGACCTCGAGATGTCCCTCACCCTGCCCTGGGTGCAGCTGATGGACGCGGCACCGTACTTCGCCCACGCCCAATTCAGCGCGCCTGAGGACGTCCTCGCGTTGGCACCGCCGAACGAGTCGCTCGTATACGTGACCGGTGCCTGGCACTACGCGCGCGCCCACGCGCTCACCGCCCTGGGACGTCGGGATGAGGCACGCGCCGAAGTCGCGTCCATTCGCGAGATCGCACGGATGCACGATTGGGAGACCCTGCTCCCCGACACGCCGGGGGAGGCCCTGCTCAACCTCGCCGCGTATGTGATCGAGGGCCGCCTAATGCGTACGACAGGCAACCCAGAAGGAGCGATCGATGCCTACAGCAAAGCCGTCGCCCTGCAGGACGAACTGCCCTACCTGGAGCCGGCGATGTGGTACTACCCCGTGCGCCAGTCGCTCGGCGCGGCGTTGGTGGAGGCGCAGCGACCTGAGGAGGCGGTGGAGGTGTTCAAACGAGCGCTCGCACGAGACCCTGAGCAAGCCCTGATGCTCTTCGGTCTGGCCGAAGCCCTCGCGGCCGCCGGCATGACCGGAGAAAGCGCGAGGGTCACCACACGCTTCGCGCAACGGTGGGCGGGATCCACGGACAACACGCCGGTCCTCGCCGACTTGTAGCCGCAGGGGAGCGCCGGGTTCCGCCTCCTAGCGGCCGCCCGCCGGGCACCCCGCCAACGGTGGCTCCACGGCCCACGGTTCGCCGATCCCCGGCGCTTCCAGGAACCACTCGATGTCCGCCCCCGCCGCGGCCAGCAGACCGTTGTTACGCGCAACGTTCCCGCCGAGGCTTCGATCGAACGCGTAGATCCCCTGGGCGAGCGGTGGCGCCGACCCATCCCCAGCACGGCGCGCGATCACGCAATTGTTTTCCAAGGTCACGTCCTGGTACTCGCCGAAGAGCAGGAACGCCGATCGAAAGCCATCGTTGATGACGGGCGGCCCGATACCGATATCGATCAGCCGGTTGCCACGGATTGTCGCGCCTTGCGGCAGGTACGAACCGATGTAGATACCCGTTGCCGGCGCGCGCAGGATCAGGTTGTCCTCGATGGCGAGGCCACGGATGGGCAGCGTAGGCTCGGCGAAGGGCGCCAGCAGGATACCGGCCGCGTTTTCGTCGTAGGGGCGCACGGTGTTGGCGAAGTTGGTGTAGACGATCGTATTGCGCGCCAGCGTGAGGTTTTCGATCACCCCGTCAGCTCGCGCTTCCAGCTCGATCCCCTTGGGGGCCTGGCCGAAGGGGTCCTGGGTGGCCCGCCAGCCGTCGACATCGATCGTAATCAAGTTGTCACTGATCTCGCAGTCACGCAGGGTCGGCTCACCCGGTGGGTTCGGCGGGACCTCGTTGGCCCACACGCGGATCCCATCGGACACGCGGAGGAATCGATTACGTGAGACGCGCTGCGTATCGCCGCCCAACGCTGAAATGCCGGTGGCGTTCATCCCCGTCGTAAAGGCCTCGACGCGATTGTCGAAGACGAACTGACGCGGTCCATGGGTCTCGATCGCCGCGCGCACGCCGAAGGCACCGACCCCGACCGAGGTGAAGGTGTTGCGCAGAATCTGCGCACCCGCGGTGTCCGTGAAGACGCTCGAGTGATCCCAATCCGGCACCGTACGATTCAGGGTCCCGATCCCTTCGAAGCGGTTGTCCTGCACGACCACGTTGGCCACGTCCACGCCGTTCAGCACGACGATGTTCACCGTTTGCCAATCGATGAAGCGGTTGTTCTCGATCACGATGTTGCGCCCCACGTACGCGCGGATACCGTGACGGCGATTGAGGAGGACATCGTCGAAGGTGGCATCACCGTCGGTCACCGGGTTGTTCGCACCGTTACCATCGAAGGTGAGGTTGGCGATGCGCAGATCGGAGACATCGGTGGTGAAGATCTCTCCCGCCAGCAGCGCTTCGAAGTCACCTTGCGCATCTGCCAGGTGCAGGATCGCCGCGGCCGGATCTTCCACCTGGCCGCGCAGGGCGAAGCCGCCGCAGCGCAGGCGGAGAATCACCCATGGCACCTCCGGCGGCGGTTGAGCTGGCTTCTCCAATTGGTAGCGTCCTGGCGGGAACACCACCTCGAGGGCGTCCCCCGGTTGCTCGTCGAGACGGACGCACGCCTCATCCAGCGCGCGTTGGATGGCCGCCCGATCGTCCAAACCGTCATCCGGTACGGCGCCGAAGCGGGTGACATCCAGGGTGGTGGTAGCGTTGGCGACAGTGCACACGGCACCCATTGCGGCCGTAAGGACGCCGCTGGCAACGGTCAGAAGTCTCCCCACGAATCTCCCCTCCTTGGGCGATGTCAGTGGTTCGCTTCTAGCGCACTGCACTCCCGAGGCACAACATGGCCCCGAAACCCGACACCGAAGGCGAGTACCGCTTCGGCGTGCCCTAGCGCTCGGCCGCCACCAGCGCAGTCGGTGGCACCGCAGCTGTGGACGCATCGCTCAAGGAAGAGTGGGCAGCCCAGGGCAAGGCGCCGGCGAGGCCAGCCATCGCCAACAGTACCCCTACGGTCGGAAACCGGCGCCGACTCGCTCGAGGAGATCGGCGCGGGTTCGCCTCGACGAAGGCCTCGAGGAACTGAGTGACCGTGGGGGTGCGCGAGGCGCGATCGAAGCGCAGGGTCCGCTCCAGCGCCGCCCACTCGCGACGGTTGAGCTGCGCCGGCTTCGGCGGACGATGACCTAAGTCACGCGCTTGGTTCGCCGGCATGCGACCGAAGGGATGGGTGCCGGTCAGGGCTTCGTAGGCGACACAACCGAGGGCGTAGACGTCGTCACGCGGATCGGGCGTCTTGTGTTCGAGCATTTCCGGGCTGGCGTAGGCGGGGGTCATGGCGCCCAGGGCCTGGGGATCGAAGCGCGTGTGCTCCTGGGCCGCGGCGTCCGGTTGGTAGGCGCGGGCGATGCCGAAGTCGATCACTTTGGCATCCCCGGTGCGCGTCACGAACACGTTGCTGGGTTTGAAGTCCGCGTGAAGGATGCCGTTGGCATGAGCGTAGGCGAGGGCCTCGCCGGCCTGGCGCACCAGTCGTCGCGCCAGCGTGGGCGCGAGGCCGCCGGGGCCGGAGGCGTCGATGCGCTTGCGCAGCGACACG
This genomic stretch from Pseudomonadota bacterium harbors:
- a CDS encoding sigma-70 family RNA polymerase sigma factor, whose amino-acid sequence is MTQEQLFERVCADHLPLIRGIARAYERDDFLAEQLEQDILLAVWRALAKLQDPNTLRAYVARIAQNRAATHVCVAARQPKGSGDEALERLADEAPSALEQVDADQRRSLLQRCLARLAPTLQRVAVLALEGLGNTEIANALGERANTVTVKLRRSRLQLTRCVESTGK
- a CDS encoding DUF805 domain-containing protein translates to MELQSLATYVCVTTAAGLGIGHYLIERCTAEPLSSRAFFADLFSPNGTLSRARYWFASWLVYGVHAYLLATALAHGGPPLRQSALAIATLLWLYPTWIVATKRLRDMGRSPAWAGSLILLPLLPLTVAALGLPPTSHSAHRRPSMV
- a CDS encoding tetratricopeptide repeat protein, producing MHTHSPLGATLTRAIAAFLSLIAAESLAHDASASHTATSAPLIDRAGETIPAHLIAAVCGMPGRTGDQGFERRLELAEFLLAKAERAESDPAPARTPLLEGMGAYHREITTDQPLAQRYFDQGLLLTYAFNHPEAVASFREARRIDPGCALCWWGEAYALGPNINAAMDPEAATPAIEALAHAQAAADGATPVERALIAAMSSRYDDSPQADQGELNQRFARAMEEVAERFPKDADVLAIYADALMNTQPWDYWEADGRTLHPSLEALVPTLEASLALDPDNPMAIHLYIHAVEASNRPELAAPHADKLVTAAPGAGHLVHMPSHLYIRLGRFRDSIKVNRLAMVADEAYLAQKDEDTPYRYTYYPHNVHFVLESARLIGDRASALAAAEKLGGLTDLEMSLTLPWVQLMDAAPYFAHAQFSAPEDVLALAPPNESLVYVTGAWHYARAHALTALGRRDEARAEVASIREIARMHDWETLLPDTPGEALLNLAAYVIEGRLMRTTGNPEGAIDAYSKAVALQDELPYLEPAMWYYPVRQSLGAALVEAQRPEEAVEVFKRALARDPEQALMLFGLAEALAAAGMTGESARVTTRFAQRWAGSTDNTPVLADL
- a CDS encoding glycosyl hydrolase family 28-related protein encodes the protein MGRLLTVASGVLTAAMGAVCTVANATTTLDVTRFGAVPDDGLDDRAAIQRALDEACVRLDEQPGDALEVVFPPGRYQLEKPAQPPPEVPWVILRLRCGGFALRGQVEDPAAAILHLADAQGDFEALLAGEIFTTDVSDLRIANLTFDGNGANNPVTDGDATFDDVLLNRRHGIRAYVGRNIVIENNRFIDWQTVNIVVLNGVDVANVVVQDNRFEGIGTLNRTVPDWDHSSVFTDTAGAQILRNTFTSVGVGAFGVRAAIETHGPRQFVFDNRVEAFTTGMNATGISALGGDTQRVSRNRFLRVSDGIRVWANEVPPNPPGEPTLRDCEISDNLITIDVDGWRATQDPFGQAPKGIELEARADGVIENLTLARNTIVYTNFANTVRPYDENAAGILLAPFAEPTLPIRGLAIEDNLILRAPATGIYIGSYLPQGATIRGNRLIDIGIGPPVINDGFRSAFLLFGEYQDVTLENNCVIARRAGDGSAPPLAQGIYAFDRSLGGNVARNNGLLAAAGADIEWFLEAPGIGEPWAVEPPLAGCPAGGR
- a CDS encoding serine/threonine-protein kinase, coding for MVASAAALALSVVDDQYTQTQVFPASTELASACVRLPVPPRRKKTVAVGDEINGRFVLQAEIGRGGMGRVFKALDKRKLEAHSRSPYVAVKVITVAEIGVEAATVALEREVQRSQALTHRHIVRVNDFDRDGDTVFATMELLEGVSLRKRIDASGPGGLAPTLARRLVRQAGEALAYAHANGILHADFKPSNVFVTRTGDAKVIDFGIARAYQPDAAAQEHTRFDPQALGAMTPAYASPEMLEHKTPDPRDDVYALGCVAYEALTGTHPFGRMPANQARDLGHRPPKPAQLNRREWAALERTLRFDRASRTPTVTQFLEAFVEANPRRSPRASRRRFPTVGVLLAMAGLAGALPWAAHSSLSDASTAAVPPTALVAAER